The following are encoded in a window of Vigna unguiculata cultivar IT97K-499-35 chromosome 8, ASM411807v1, whole genome shotgun sequence genomic DNA:
- the LOC114194770 gene encoding WEB family protein At2g40480-like has protein sequence MTDTRKLAAAGFPATATSRVKPEPGVVPGSGQNPGIIRFGLRAEIDTSPPFASVKEAVTRFEGTGPWTPFYKFGEPRNSAEEFDIKRVEEEAAKLEKDLIVKELETLDVLEELGATKAILEELKLQLQSEALNCLASRGENSCEQAGAATRNCVNGISNEEQTSQSSSPSAPLPDLFLVELRQAKVSLGKTINDLGVIQSSVEDLNKKMKKERLFVERAREKLASKFAAASTQEVTKTEAGFNPPEATVGTGCTCHHPLNGGRSFGFDTGQCNGKSETRSSEVLRSLPEFGENGFSIKTAEMRWFAAKKMEEAAMAAEAVALAEIEALCCHEISSEFSLPEHQKVAFALGECSPLNPAVQFPQESTLKKETESKFQIDKIGISKLGILKKFEEATEEVLRSKQVLNEALNSVESANIKQLAAEEALRRWIPENDLKGQTLIKNSMFNQAGICQDSPLPDVIRSITNNNDPKHALRSSVSMRDVLSKKQVLEDCTTTKDMQEHSEKTVALSQMLRALKEDQTLPTIPEKDVKSNQKQKQFIASRKKFSFIQISLPLGKRSKKKT, from the exons ATGACCGACACCCGGAAACTTGCCGCAGCCGGTTTCCCGGCGACGGCGACGTCGAGGGTGAAACCCGAGCCTGGTGTTGTACCCGGGTCAGGTCAGAACCCGGGGATTATAAGGTTTGGTTTGAGAGCTGAAATTGATACATCGCCGCCGTTTGCGTCTGTCAAGGAAGCGGTGACCCGTTTTGAAGGAACCGGACCTTGGACACCCTTTTACAAATTTGGAGAGCCTCgt AACAGTGCTGAAGAATTTGACATAAAGAGAGTGGAGGAAGAAGCAGCAAAGTTAGAAAAGGATTTGATAGTGAAAGAACTCGAAACACTTGATGTGCTTGAAGAACTGGGAGCTACCAAAGCTATTTTGGAGGAGTTGAAGCTGCAGCTACAATCAGAAGCATTGAATTGTTTAGCAAGTCGAGGTGAAAATTCATGTGAACAGGCTGGAGCTGCTACTAGAAATTGTGTGAATGGTATCAGCAATGAAGAGCAGACATCGCAAAGTTCGAGTCCTTCTGCACCATTACCTGATCTGTTCTTAGTGGAGTTACGACAAGCTAAAGTAAGTCTTggtaaaactattaatgatcttGGAGTGATACAATCCTCTGTTGAagatttaaataagaaaatgaagaaggaAAGGCTTTTTGTTGAGAGGGCACGAGAGAAGCTAGCATCGAAGTTTGCAGCTGCCTCTACTCAAGAAGTTACCAAAACAGAAGCAGGGTTTAATCCTCCTGAAGCTACTGTAGGAACAGGTTGCACATGTCACCATCCCCTTAACGGTGGGAGGAGTTTCGGATTTGATACTGGACAGTGCAATGGAAAGAGTGAAACAAGAAGCTCTGAAGTTTTAAGGTCCTTGCCTGAGTTTGGTGAGAATGGATTTAGTATTAAGACTGCTGAGATGAGGTGGTTTGCAGCTAAAAAGATGGAAGAAGCTGCAATGGCGGCAGAAGCTGTTGCTCTTGCTGAAATTGAGGCTCTATGTTGCCATGAGATATCTTCGGAATTTTCTCTTCCAGAACATCAGAAAGTGGCTTTTGCCTTAGGGGAGTGTTCTCCTTTAAATCCCGCAGTTCAATTTCCTCAAGAGTCAACCTTGAAGAAGGAAACAGAATCCAAGTTCCAAATTGACAAAATAGGCATTTCTAAACTGggtattttgaaaaagtttgaGGAAGCAACAGAGGAAGTTCTACGCAGCAAACAAGTCTTGAATGAGGCATTGAATAGTGTTGAAAGTGCAAACATAAAGCAGCTTGCTGCTGAAGAGGCTCTTCGGAGATGGATTCCTGAGAATGATCTAAAAGGGCAGACATTGATTAAGAACAGCATGTTCAATCAAGCTGGAATTTGTCAAGATTCTCCTCTACCAGATGTAATTCGATCAATTACAAATAACAATGATCCGAAGCATGCCTTAAGGTCTTCAGTTTCAATGAGAGATGTACTTAGCAAAAAGCAAGTTCTTGAAGATTGTACTACAACAAAGGATATGCAAGAGCATTCTGAAAAGACAGTAGCACTGAGTCAAATGCTTCGAGCATTGAAGGAGGATCAAACTCTGCCGACAATACCCGAGAAAGATGTGAAGAGTAATCAAAAGCAAAAGCAGTTCATAGCATCTAGGAAAAAGTTCAGTTTCATCCAAATATCACTCCCCTTGGGAAAGCGAAGTAAGAAGAAGACATGA
- the LOC114195450 gene encoding indole-3-glycerol phosphate synthase, chloroplastic-like isoform X1: MEGLASLKAPFQATPFLSSRPKTWDLPTQLIFYKRNSFSTFSVRAQVESTDGSAAVSSSGESVTDALKIKEWEVGMLQNEVASSQGIRIRRRPPSGPPLHYVGPFQFRLQNEGNTPRNILEEIVWNKDKEVSQLKERKPLSVLKKALENAPPARDFIGALRAANDRTGLPGLIAEVKKASPSRGILRENFDPVEIAKSYEKGGAACLSVLTDEKYFKGSFENLELIRKAGVKCPLLCKEFIVDAWQLYYARTKGADAVLLIAAVLPDLDIKYMIKICKILGLTALVEVHDEREFDRVLAIEGIELIGINNRNLETFELDISITKKLLEGERGKIIRERDIIMVGESGLFTPEDIAFVQGAGVRAILVGESIVKQSDPGKGISNLFGKDISI, encoded by the exons ATGGAAGGTTTGGCTTCTCTCAAGGCTCCCTTTCAGGCCACCCCATTCCTCTCTTCAAGACCCAAAACCTGGGATCTTCCGACCCaactcattttttataaaagaaactcCTTTTCAACATTTTCAGTTCGGGCCCAg GTGGAGTCTACTGATGGTTCCGCTGCAGTATCCTCATCTGGTGAATCCGTGACAGACGCTCTCAAGATTAAGGAGTGGGAGGTAGGAATGTTGCAAAATGAGGTTGCATCTAGCCAGGGCATAAGAATAAGGAGAAGGCCACCATCTGGACCTCCTTTGCATTATGTAGGACCCTTTCAATTCAGGTTGCAGAATGAGGGCAATACACCCCGGAACATTTTGGAAGAGATTGTGTGGAACAAGGACAAAGAAGTCTCACAA CTTAAAGAAAGAAAGCCCCTCAGTGTGCTGAAGAAAGCTCTCGAAAATGCACCTCCTGCTAGGGATTTTATTGGTGCTCTAAGGGCAGCGAATGATCGAACTGGACTGCCGGGGTTGATTGCTGAAGTGAAGAAGGCATCACCAAGTAGGGGTATCTTGAGAGAAAACTTTGATCCT GTTGAAATTGCTAAATCTTATGAGAAGGGTGGAGCAGCATGCCTAAGTGTTTTGACTGATGAAAAGTATTTTAAG GGAAGCTTTGAAAATCTTGAGTTAATAAGAAAGGCTGGAGTAAAG TGCCCTTTGTTGTGCAAAGAATTCATTGTAGATGCATGGCAACTGTACTATGCTCGAACTAAAGGTGCAGATGCTGTCCTTTTAATTGCTGCTGTTTTGCCTGATCTTGACATCAAATACATGATTAAGATATGCAAGATACTTGGACTGACTGCACTTGTTGAG GTCCACGATGAGAGGGAGTTTGATCGTGTTCTTGCAATAGAGGGTATTGAGCTTATTGGCATTAACAACCGTAATCTTG AAACATTTGAGTTGGATATTAGCATCACAAAGAAGCTTCTTGAAGGAGAGCGAGGCAAAATAATCCGTGAGAGAGATATAATT ATGGTTGGAGAATCTGGTCTATTCACCCCTGAGGACATTGCCTTTGTTCAAGGAGCTGGGGTCAGAGCT ATATTGGTTGGAGAATCCATTGTGAAACAAAGCGATCCTGGCAAGGGAATCAGCAATCTCTTTGGCAAAGATATATCTATCTGA
- the LOC114195450 gene encoding indole-3-glycerol phosphate synthase, chloroplastic-like isoform X2 has product MLQNEVASSQGIRIRRRPPSGPPLHYVGPFQFRLQNEGNTPRNILEEIVWNKDKEVSQLKERKPLSVLKKALENAPPARDFIGALRAANDRTGLPGLIAEVKKASPSRGILRENFDPVEIAKSYEKGGAACLSVLTDEKYFKGSFENLELIRKAGVKCPLLCKEFIVDAWQLYYARTKGADAVLLIAAVLPDLDIKYMIKICKILGLTALVEVHDEREFDRVLAIEGIELIGINNRNLETFELDISITKKLLEGERGKIIRERDIIMVGESGLFTPEDIAFVQGAGVRAILVGESIVKQSDPGKGISNLFGKDISI; this is encoded by the exons ATGTTGCAAAATGAGGTTGCATCTAGCCAGGGCATAAGAATAAGGAGAAGGCCACCATCTGGACCTCCTTTGCATTATGTAGGACCCTTTCAATTCAGGTTGCAGAATGAGGGCAATACACCCCGGAACATTTTGGAAGAGATTGTGTGGAACAAGGACAAAGAAGTCTCACAA CTTAAAGAAAGAAAGCCCCTCAGTGTGCTGAAGAAAGCTCTCGAAAATGCACCTCCTGCTAGGGATTTTATTGGTGCTCTAAGGGCAGCGAATGATCGAACTGGACTGCCGGGGTTGATTGCTGAAGTGAAGAAGGCATCACCAAGTAGGGGTATCTTGAGAGAAAACTTTGATCCT GTTGAAATTGCTAAATCTTATGAGAAGGGTGGAGCAGCATGCCTAAGTGTTTTGACTGATGAAAAGTATTTTAAG GGAAGCTTTGAAAATCTTGAGTTAATAAGAAAGGCTGGAGTAAAG TGCCCTTTGTTGTGCAAAGAATTCATTGTAGATGCATGGCAACTGTACTATGCTCGAACTAAAGGTGCAGATGCTGTCCTTTTAATTGCTGCTGTTTTGCCTGATCTTGACATCAAATACATGATTAAGATATGCAAGATACTTGGACTGACTGCACTTGTTGAG GTCCACGATGAGAGGGAGTTTGATCGTGTTCTTGCAATAGAGGGTATTGAGCTTATTGGCATTAACAACCGTAATCTTG AAACATTTGAGTTGGATATTAGCATCACAAAGAAGCTTCTTGAAGGAGAGCGAGGCAAAATAATCCGTGAGAGAGATATAATT ATGGTTGGAGAATCTGGTCTATTCACCCCTGAGGACATTGCCTTTGTTCAAGGAGCTGGGGTCAGAGCT ATATTGGTTGGAGAATCCATTGTGAAACAAAGCGATCCTGGCAAGGGAATCAGCAATCTCTTTGGCAAAGATATATCTATCTGA
- the LOC114193277 gene encoding protein transport protein Sec61 subunit gamma: protein MDAIDSVFDPLREFAKDSVRLVKRCHKPDRKEFSKVAVRTAIGFVVMGFVGFFVKLIFIPINNIIVGSG from the exons ATGGACGCCATTGATTCTGTCTTCGATCCACTCAGAGAATTCGCAAAGGACAGCGTGAGGCTGGTCAAGCGGTGCCACAAACCCGATCGAAAAG AATTCTCCAAGGTTGCCGTGCGTACCGCAATTGGTTTCGTGGTGATGGGGTTCGTGGGGTTTTTCGTTAAGCTCATTTTCATTCCAATTAACAACATTATCGTCGGATCTGGTTAG
- the LOC114193007 gene encoding uncharacterized protein LOC114193007, with translation MGSRIGRRVVQFANLPIKLLMPKTFTNIQEIALKTIPSASKIEIKRVLESLYGFEVEKVQTLNMEGKKKKRGGLLIAKPDYKKAYITLKNPLSISPDLYPIRIIEEDNKRINKQTKSSVVEKETHDRSHWLDDRKEAQQTFGAQRSFRAQHHGRLGRRESADHAKFPWSSMRSGSSSTR, from the coding sequence ATGGGAAGCAGAATCGGAAGAAGGGTGGTGCAGTTCGCAAACCTaccaataaagcttttgatgccCAAAACCTTCACCAACATCCAAGAAATTGCGCTGAAAACCATTCCTTCCGCTTCGAAGATCGAAATCAAGCGCGTTCTTGAATCCCTCTACGGGTTCGAGGTCGAGAAGGTTCAGACGTTGAACATGGAGGGTAAGAAGAAGAAACGGGGCGGGTTGTTGATCGCCAAACCCGATTATAAAAAGGCCTATATCACTCTCAAGAACCCGCTCTCCATTTCGCCCGATCTCTACCCGATCCGAATCATCGAGGAGGATAACAAGAGGATCAACAAACAAACCAAGTCCAGCGTCGTCGAGAAAGAGACCCACGACAGGAGTCACTGGCTCGATGACAGGAAAGAGGCCCAACAGACCTTCGGGGCCCAACGGTCCTTCCGGGCCCAACACCATGGGCGTTTGGGTCGCCGCGAGAGTGCCGATCATGCTAAGTTCCCCTGGTCAAGCATGAGGTCTGGTAGTAGTTCTACGAGATAG
- the LOC114193817 gene encoding uncharacterized protein LOC114193817: MARYHDQYYYYLWEYLSFPLHLVFFVFILFFVLAFSWYINYESLFEDLLVQVKIFLALVPLLLLLVVHCLSSGASFPIPLPEERESLHRAGGSPWGVALLLLFVLFMMAYQSSFHQRWFPLATR, translated from the coding sequence ATGGCAAGGTACCATGATCAGTACTACTACTACTTGTGGGAGTATTTGTCTTTTCCACTCCACCTTGTGTTCTTCGTGTTCATCCTTTTCTTCGTGCTAGCATTCTCCTGGTACATAAACTACGAGTCCTTGTTCGAGGACTTGCTTGTGCAGGTGAAGATCTTTCTGGCTCTGGTTCCACTGCTGTTGCTGCTGGTGGTTCACTGCCTCTCAAGTGGGGCATCGTTCCCAATACCGTTGCCGGAAGAGAGAGAGTCGCTTCACAGAGCTGGAGGGTCTCCATGGGGAGTGGCACTGTTGCTTCTCTTTGTGTTGTTCATGATGGCTTACCAATCTTCCTTCCACCAACGTTGGTTTCCTTTGGCTACTAGATGA
- the LOC114195462 gene encoding glutamic acid-rich protein-like, producing the protein MTGEEMVEAPVEDLEEDPGEDPVEDPEEDPEEDPVEDPVEDPEEDPEEDRVEDLEEDPVEDRVEDRVEDPEEDPVEDLEEDPEEDLVEDPEEDLEEDPEEDLVEDPEEDLEEDPEEDPEDLVEDPEEIRDTVEVADATVYV; encoded by the coding sequence ATGACTGGGGAAGAGATGGTGGAGGCCCCGGTGGAGGACCTGGAGGAGGACCCAGGGGAGGACCCGGTGGAGGACCCGGAGGAGGACCCAGAGGAGGACCCGGTGGAGGACCCGGTGGAGGACCCAGAGGAGGACCCGGAGGAGGACCGGGTGGAGGACCTAGAGGAGGACCCGGTGGAGGACCGGGTGGAGGACCGGGTGGAGGACCCAGAGGAGGACCCGGTGGAGGACCTGGAGGAGGACCCAGAGGAGGACCTGGTGGAGGACCCGGAGGAGGACCTGGAGGAGGACCCAGAGGAGGACCTGGTGGAGGACCCGGAGGAGGACCTGGAGGAAGACCCGGAAGAGGACCCGGAGGACCTGGTGGAAGACCCGGAGGAGATTAGAGACACGGTGGAGGTTGCGGATGCTACGGTTTACGTGTGA